The Tachysurus vachellii isolate PV-2020 chromosome 10, HZAU_Pvac_v1, whole genome shotgun sequence genomic sequence agacagagacacagacagacagacagagacacagacagagatgcagacagagacacagacagacacagagacacagacagacagagacacagacagacagagacacagacagacagacacacagacagagacacagacagacacacagacagacacacagacagacacacagacagacacagacagacagagacacagacagacagagacacagacagagacacagacagacagagacacagacagacagagacacagacagacagagacacagacagacagagacacagacagagacacagacagacagacacacagacagagacacagacagacacacagacagacacacagacagagacacagacacacagacagagacgcagacagacagagacacagacagagacacagacagacacacagacagacacacagacagagacgcagacagacagagacacagacagagacgcagacagagacacagacagacacacagacagatctGTACCTGTAAGAACCCTAATGCCCCACATGAGCCCTGTTATATTGTGAGAGTTAAAGTTCTTCCCTACTGATAGTTAATGACCGAATGCACTGCTGTAGGTCAGAACTGTACCGAGTTGTTCCGCGGTGTCCTGTAGGACGTCCTGCAGCTTGTCTCTGCTCCTCCCCGCTACGGCCCACCTCAGTGTCCCCCCCGGAGCCTCGGCGCTGCTCCGCGCCACCTCCTGCACCACGAAGCGGCCCGTAAAGCCTGAAGCCCCGAACACGATGAACTGGTAGGGCCtgggggaggaagaggaggaggaggaagagccGCGTGCCGCCATCATAGAGGATTAAAGTGGCACTGAGTAACAcgctgagagagacacacactgagtgagacagacagtgagacactgagacacagagacacacagagacacacagtgagacacagagagacactgagagagacactgagGCTGAACTGAGTTTTGTTGTAAACAGAAGACACCAACAACGTGTAACAACCCGGAAGCgtcaatttcaaaataaaagtgattaaattaaattataaacaaaagcacaaaaacttTTAACACAtagcttcatttttttatttaattaaacttaaaattattaaaatattgagcaatattaatgataataaacagCTTAGGATTCATCCTTTAACACGTTATGTCAAAAATGAGacgtgttaataataataatattaataataataataatattaataataataataataaactttattttctgtagcgcctttaaaagtaccatctcaaagcgcttcacagaagaaaaagaaaacacaattgtatataaaactgtctttattatatataagtgTTCATgtcagtgtcattctgttacactgtggagcttctgtactagaacaaattcctcggatgtgaaaacatacttggcactAAAGatccttctgattctgattctgatacaaataatgtgacaataaataagatataaaaatacaccaaataaaaacataccatcaaaacaagttaaaaaaaacaatgtgaactaaaagctaccctaaagaAATAAGATTTAAGGGAACATTTAAAGACACTAAGGGATTCTGCTTAATCCGAACAGACCAGAGTCTTGGAGCTACAGAACAAAATGCCCTTTTACCCAGAGATATTAAACGGGTCTGGTGGATGATTACATGATGACAGTTTCTGAAGGCCGGAGagcacacacaggtgtgtaggGGGCTAAAAGCTCAGTAAGGTAGTGAGGAGCCAAACCATCCAAAGCTTTGTAGGTAAACATCAGAACTTTAAAATCCACCCAAAATCTGACAGGGAGCCAATGTAAGGACTccaggactggagtgatgtgatcCCTTGTCCTGGTTCCAGTCAGGATTCGGGTGGCTGTATGTGGAATTAGGGTCGGAATTAGTAATCAATACGAGAGAACATAAAGATATTAACTTTACAGCCACCGGGAGTGACAGCATAGGACGCAATTtggtaatgttttttaaatgaaagaatgatgtTTTTACAGTGTTCTGAACATGGGGAAGAAATGTTTAATGTGCATCAAATGTCACctctaaatgttttaattttgtttggAATTCTAATGGAGCGCCATCTACACTTAAAGACCCAGCCTTACGTAGCTAGTAGGTGAACCAATGAGCATTACCTCCGTCTGGTCTCTGTTCAGACACAAGAAATTTCCAGACATCCATTTTTTTATCCCAGAGATACattgagagaaaagagacacagCCACATTAACATCAGGTTTTGAATGTACATAAACCTGAGTGTCATCTgcataaaagtgaaagttgagaCCAAGTGATCTTAAAAGTTGACCCAACGGATGAATGTAAATGCTAAAAAGTAAAGGTCCCAAAATTGATCTTTGAGGAACACCAGATTTCACAACATCAATATCAGACATGCAACCACCCTTAGTAATGAACTGCTTTCGATCTGAGCGATAAGACTCAAACCAGCTTAGTGCAGTCCCAGAAACACCAAATACAGACTGTAACCGAGTCAGTAAAATTGAATGATCAACAATGTCAAATGCAGCACAGAGATCAAGAATCAAGATAGAAAGACAGCCAGAATCAGAAGCTATTAGCAAATCATTAGTGACCTTAACTAAAGCTGTTTCAGTGCTGTGGAGTTTACGGAATCCCGATTGAAGAGGCTCAAAAAGATTGAGTAAGACGAGAATTTGATTTATTAGCAACAATTCGCTTCAAAATTTTGGCGAGAAACCGAAGATTGGATATGGGGCGGAAATTATTGAGATGATCAAAAttgatgttattttttttttttgtacgggGTCAAAGCAGCTGCTGGCACTACACCAGTACACAAAGAATCATTGATGATGCTTAATACAGCCGGACATAAGGTAATAAAACACGACCTAAACAGCCTGGTTGGTACAGGATCAACAATGGAAGTGGCAGCTTTCATTTTTGAAACCTCATTGCAAAGAGAATTCAAGTCCATTGTTGAGAAGTTTGAGAGATGTATACCAGAAAATTCTCAAGCAGATGAAGgagaaacagacaaaagaagagaagaaataatacatttacgAGTGTGATCAATCTTAGAGCTTGAtcactgatgctgatgctgatactgaaacactgatgctggcctacaaagccaaaaatggaccagctccctcttacctcaaagccctcatcactcctcgcactgcaccccgcaccctccgatctaccagcactgctagactggttccaccatctctcagggtaagaggcaagtatactacaagactcttctctgtactggcaccaaggtggtggaacgaacttcccctagaggtccggacagctgagtcactggctattttcaagcggcggttgaagacctacttattcaggaaacacttcaactagcacttctttcattatcttttgcattttaaaaaaaaaaaaaaaaaaaaaaaaaaaaaaacacacctttgacactttcattgtaactttgaacaaatgttttaaactcatggtatcttaagtatgtaacttagtgatccagcattaatgtattcaatgttagagatttaagcacttatgtacgtcgctctggataagggcgtctgccaaatgctgtaaatgtaaatgtaaatgtagagcTAAAGAAATCAAGAAACTTATTATAAAAGTGAGTTGAGGCAAAACCAGTCAaagaattattacatttataatgaatagTATGGAAGCAGCACTAATAATAAAGATtagaatgtgtgtgaaaattgtgaCTTCAGTGACAAGaacacattcacaatcacaactgacaaaatacaataatatagAGACATAAATgagattttgttttatatctCAGTAGTGAATCATAGcaacaaaatacataaaaataatcatgtaaTATTACTCATTATGTACATGTGCATTTTATAAGGAAACTATAAtagataaacattttataaacatgtaaaaaaaaactatttaaaaacactttgagttgtcaaataaaacacaaactctgTTCACTCCTGACAGTAAAAGTGATTTATTAAGAACTGTGTTTCATCTCATCATGTTTCAgcttataaatataaaccaaaaggagggaaaaaaatcacagacaacTTAAACCCAGACAGaagaaatatttcaataataaatataatttaaaaataaaacactgaacacagagaAGCTTAAGTGTTGGAGTaggattatttaaattatttattatttaaatattctctCATTAATTTTCTTCTGATCATTATGAGTAAAGTATGTagatatacagtaataaacacagtgCAGTTCTAAGCACTTAATAACTAATGAtggtaaaaacacacaacttcATCTACACACTAATGCCCAGTACAGCAGACACTCACGCATACATTAAGGCAGAGCCCTCTGATTGGTTACCAGGCGGAGTctagcagccaatcagagtggAGCTTTGCCCTGCTGAGTGTCTGAGCTCTGAGGAAACATGTGACTCTCATTaggataaaaacatttacactttacatTAAAATCAGACTTCAGTGTAAAATTAAtcttttaaacagaaatgatcatttatatttagatcTGAGCAGgtgacaaatgaataaattcatatccaacattaaaataaatagtgaaaACACGGTCGCCTGAACCAGCCagaggacaaaaacacacaaacaataatcaCAAATATCATCAGATCTCTTTCCCAAAACTGGGAATCTACTGAAAAGGAAACCAGCAAAGATTTAAGACATTGTGTGTGCTCTGTGCTCAGAGAGATTTAAAACAGTTTTACACcacaaacaataacacacacacacacagacacacagacacacacacacagacacacacacacacagagacccccacagagacacacacacagacccacacacacacacagagagacacacacacagacacacagagacacacacacagaccccccccacacacacacagacacacacacagagacacagacacacacagagacacagacacacacacacagagacccccacagagacacacacacagacccacacagagacacacacacagacacacagagacacacacagaccccccccacacacacagaccccccccacacagacacacacacatagagacacagacacacacacagagagacacacacacagacacacagagacacacacacagacccccccccacacacacagaccccccacacacagacacacacacatagagacacagacacacacacacagagagacacacacacagacacacagagacacacacacagaccccccccacacacagaccccccacacacagacacacacacatagagacacagacacacacagagacacagacacacacagacacacacacacagagagacacacacacagacagacacacacatgctagcTGCGTCCCAAATGACGTTTGACACATTGTTCATAAACAATCCTCTGCATTCTCTTGTGTATTGTGTGAATATTAGAAGCGTAACATTGTCTTGAACAAAGCACTAACACATTCAGGATCCACTCAGTTGTTAGTGATGAAAAGTAAATCACAGTGTAGAAAGAAAGACTTGATGTCTTGTCCAAAATGTTCTCTCATCCAGTGTGAGCGCCTGATAGCCCCACCATACTTCTGCTACATAAGCAACGCTGTGAGTGTCGAGTGCATTAAGTGTCCATCATTCACACCTGGTTTATCTGAGTGAAGAACTGCATCATCTGGCTTCCtaaagtcttcttcttcttcatctcctgTGATCACATGACTCACACTTTTATACTCACAATGTTTTGTGATTTGGGACGCAGCTGAATTGTCTTTCCACATCAGTTCTTTACATGAAAACATTCTGTACTACATATTGCTTTATTCCTTACAACATTTTAATCCTAACCACTTAAATCTGACACATAACAATTTATACCTGATTATTTCACTTTCTCCATTGTGATCAAGGTGAAAAACTGAAGTTGCTATAACTAATATGCTAAGACTCATTATTTCAGACTTGTTTAGTGATAAATGGGTGGAGCTTaacttcaattcaattaacCAATCACAAAACTTGATAGTATGACATCACTACTGACCATCTTTGGctagataataataacaatgtagATACACAGCATAACAGCTAACACTGGGCTAACGTTAGCCAGCTAACGATTTTTATTTAGCCAACTTTACGGCTGTGTGTCATTATATAACTAGCCAAGATCTAATGATAGATGAACAAATAAACTGTattgaaaaaaaagtgttatgcTAAGAAACAAAAAGGACTGCTATGACACGTTCTGTACtgctaagataaaaaaaatgccgAAATACAACTTACCCTCTCACAATTAGAGCTAATTTACCCAAGTTTAAAAAGcaggtttgaaatgaaatgctgcctctgaaaataatgtgacatCATCAACACCTGCTattagcgagagagagatggaggaataTATTTTATGAgctagaggaggaggagaagaagtgTGTGATGTCGTCTACGCTGCGCTGCACCTTCCCCATGTAGAAATCAATATTGTGTGAAAAGTCTGTACACACATTGGACTGGGCATCactgaatgtacagtacagggCAGTGCCACCCACACTGATCACCACGGTAACCAAGCACAAAAGGAGCAAGAGGAGCCAGGAGTCTCCACCCACCTCATCTGCATattgaagagacagacagactgagacccGTTCAacaactgtgtgtatatgtgtgtatgtctgtgtgtgtgtgtttgtgtgcgtctgtgtgtgtctgtgtatgtgtgtgtatacgtgtctgtgtgtatatgtgtgtgtgtatgtctgtgtgtatgtgtttgtgtgtgtgtctgtgtgtgtgtgtgtgtgtgtatgtgtgtgtgtgtgtgtgtgtgtgtgtatgtgtgtatgtgtgtgtatgtgtgtgtaccttgctCCAGGCTATCATCAGGAACGTGGAAGTGAACTCTGCGTTTAGTCAGTGGTTTGTTGGTGGAGAAAATGTCGTCTCCTCCATCACACACTCTTCTCTTCAGGATGGAGACGAGGCCTGAGGCAGGTGTGATctgaagatgagagagaatagAACACACTGTTAGATAtccagcacacacacgcgcgcacacacgcgcgcacacacgcgcgcgcacacgcgcgcacacacgcgcgcacacacacgcgcacacacacgcgcacacacacgcgcgcacacacgcgcgcacacacacgcgcacacacacgcgcacacacacgcgcacacatatacacatgcatgcatgcatacacacacacaagcacaggtgtgcacacacacactcatgcaaatacggccacgccCATTAAAGctccattagagatgagagcTGATGCAGGAGAAACCCACAGTGTGACTACAGTCTGTCTGAGTGCCAACATTTCTCCTACTTAAGGGAAAAACATCCTCACAGTGATGAGCTGAAAGCTaacacaactgcacacacagTTACCCCACGATTCTGCCCCACCAGGGTATTTCAGGGTAATGATCAGGATAAGTAATATTTTATGATTAGATTATGAATTCCCAAACCAGAGGACTCACAATCTCCatttttattaatctgtttCACAAATTAAAACTTATAATGTCCATTTTGGGTCAATTAACAAAATGTTTGTAAACTctggtattaataataataataataataataataataataataaatatagctgcaagcagcgataccggggtcaagccgatcagatgcgctcagaacatgtcgctgatgaaccatacgaagtttcgtagcgatatggcattgtattggtaaaatacttaacttaacgtgaaaattcaaaatgtgtgtgtgtaaatgtgtgtaggtgtgagtgtgtgtgtaagtgtgagtgtgtgtgtgtgtgagtgtgtgtgtaagtgtgagtgtgtgtaagtgtgagtgtgtgcgagtgtgagtgagtgtgtaactgtgagtgtgtgtatgtgagtgtgagtgtgcgagtgtgagtaagtgtgcgagtgtgaatgagtgtgtgtgtgtaaatgtgtgtgtgtgtgtgtgttcctcgtatgtgaaaacatacttggcaataaagtttgtgtgtgagtgcgtctgtgtgagtgtgagtgtgcatgtgtgtgtgtctgtgagtgtgtctgtgtgtgtgtgagagtgtgagagtgtgtgtgtgcgtgcgtgtatgtgagtatgtgtgtgagtatgtgtgtgagtatgtgagtgtgcgagtgagtatgtgagtgtgcgagtgtggaaacttggtatgtttcatcagcgacatgttctgagcgcatctgatcggcttgaccccgtgtgtgcatgtctgtgtgtgtgtgtgtgagtgtctgtgtgtatgtgtgtcaatgtgtgtgtgtgtgtgtgtgttcctcgtatgtgaaaacatacttgacaataaagtgtgtgtgtgtatgagtgtgtgtgtgtgtgtgagagagtgtgtgtgtgtgtgagtgtgtctgtgtgagtgtgtgtgtgagagtgtgtgtgtgtaaatgtgtgtgtatgtgagtgtgtgtgagtatgtgagtgtgcgagtgtgtgtgtaaatgtgtgtgtaagtgtgtgtgttcctcgtctgtgtgagtgtgtgtgtctgtgtgagtgtgagtgtctgtgtgtgtctgtgtgtgtctgtgtgtgtgtgtgagagggtctgtgtgtgtgtaattttgagtgtgtgtgtgagtgtctgtgtgtgtgtgagtgtgtctgtgtgagtgtgtgtgtgtgtgtgtgtgagtgcgtgtgtgtctgtgtgtgtgagtgtctgtgtgtgtctgtgtgtgtttgtctgtgtgtgagtgtgtgtgagtgtgtgtgtgtgagtatgtttttgattgtgagtaagtgtgtgtgtaaatgtgtgtgtaaatgtgtgtaagtgtatgtgtgtgtgtgtgtgtgtgtgtgtgagtgtgtgtgtctgtgtgtgagtgtgtgtgtgtgtgtgagagtgtgtgtgtgtaattgtgtgtatgtgagtgtgtgtgagtatgtgagtgtgcgagtgtgtgtgtaaatgtgtgtaagtgtgtgtgttcctcgtctgtgtgagtgtgtgtgtctgtgtgagtgtctgtgtgtgtctgtgtgtgtgagagggtgtgtgtgtgtgagtgtgtgtgagtgtgtgtgagtgttagtgtgagtgcgtgtgtgtctgtgtgagtgtgtgtgtgtgtgagtgtgtgtctgtgtgtgtgtgagagtgtgtgtgtgtatgtgagtgtgcgagtgtgagtaagtgtgtgtgtgtaaatgtgtgtgtaaatgtgtgtgtaagtgtgtgtgtaagtgtgtgtgtgtaagtgtgtgtgtgttcctcataaagacctttctgattctgatgttgcaagaattttgcctctaggccttacgattcagcacaaaattgggtttttggactgttggtggcgctagacggtttgagctagacacaccaaagttgctacagtaacttctaagactgacctctacatgtgtgccaaatttcataactttcctacgtacggttctatgggctgccattgacttcaatggcggaagacggaagaataataataataataataataataataataaatataataataataataagaaaactaatgataacaataggtgtctacgccccttcggggcttgacccctaataataataataacaacatgtgACCTGCTCCACTGATCATGTGACCTGCTCCACTGATCATGTGACCTGCTCCTAAGCTTTTGATCCACTGAAAGACTTCATTGTCTCAGCAGGAGCTCAGGAGAAATCTGCATCTcactcacaatacacacattcagccagatgacatcacacactgcagccTAAATAAACCACACTCACCACAGAGgaaatgtcactgtgtgtgtgtttgtgtgagtgtctgtatgtgtgagtgtgtctgtgtgcgtgcgtgtgtgtgtgtgtgtgtgtgtgagtgtgtgtatgtgtgagtgtgtctgtgtgcgtgcgtgtgtgtgtgtgtgtgagtgtgtgtatgtgtgagtgtgtctgtgtgcgtgcgtgtgtgtgtgtgtgagtgtgtgtatgtgtgtgagtgtgtgtatgtgtgagtgtgtctgtgtgcgtgcgtgtgtgtgtgtgtgtgagtgtgtgtatgtgtgagtgtgtctgtgtgcgtgcgtgtgtgtgtgtgtgtgagtgtgtgtatgtgtgtgagtgtgtgtatgtgtgtctgtgtgagtgtgtttgtatgagtgtgtgtaagtgtgtgtgtgtgtgagtgtgtgtatgtatgtgtgtgagtgtctgtgtgtgagtgtgtatgtgtgagtgtgtttgtatgagtgtgtgtgagtgtgtatgtgtgagtgtgtttgtatgagtgtgtgtaagtgtgtgtgtgtgtgtgcgtgcgtgcatgtgtgtgtgtgagtgtgtgtatgtatgtgtgtgagtgtgtatgtgtgagtgtgtttgtatgagtgtgtgtgtgtgtgtgtgtactgcgttTTTAGccttttgtatattttagatACTTTGCTTTATACTGGTTTTTCTCCCTCACCTCCTCCACCTGAATGCGTTTGGCGAGAAAATCCAACATGTCATCCTCTGGCTTCTGAAGCTCCTCCTCTAGCTCCAGAGCTTCCACAGCTTCATTTACTTCCTCATCCTGTTCCTCTTCCTGTTCCTCTTCCTCTGCTCCTGTATCCAGTTCAGTGTGAGACACTTTTCCCACTCCTCCTTCTATCACCTCTTCTTTCCATGGGTCAGATTCAACAGGCTCCACCTCTATCCCACCTCTTTCACGCTTCACCTCCATCTTGCCTCCTCCAGGCTCCACCTCCTTTCCACTTCCTCCAGGCTCAGCTTTTTTTCCAAACTCTTGATACGTCCTCTCCATCTCTTGTTCTTCCTTTCCCtcactctcttcttctctctcgctctgtttctTGACTTCCTCTCTGATGCTTTCTGCCATTACTGATGTGGGTGTGGTTTggggagagactgtgtgtgtaatggaagCGCTGTCACACACATGTGTAGGCTGCCTCTGCTGGACCAAACAGGTAGGGCCACTTTCACTGGGAGAAACATCGTCCTGAGCCAACATCCCCGACTCTGACAGAGAGAACATGTGTTTAATTTTGCTGATGTTATTAATACATGACAACctgacagtctgtgtgtgtgtgtgtgtgtgtgtgtgtgtgtgtgtgagtgtgagagagagagagagagagagaaaagtaaaaTGAGGTCATGCAACCCAATGCCGAGCCATGTGATGTTCAAGTaacccacaccacacacacacacacacacaggcacacacagacctacacacagacctacacaccacacacacacaagcgtctTATTCATAGCAGAACATTATaagattattgtgtgtgtgagtgagtgagtgtaaaacTCACTGTCACTGCATGGAGATTCTGACGTGATGTTCTCTCCACAGCTCTCACCGTTCACACTGATCCTGTGTACCAGCTCACACTgaacagcgcacacacacacacacacacacacacagcaaagatTGACACACAAGCACTTCAGTGTgcttaatactaataataataacataatgcatctgagtgtgtgaggtTATTATGCGAGTGTGAGACTGCTGATTGGTCGATCTGGATGTGCTGCtagtaagaaaaagaaaaagaacataaaataaactgaagCTACACTGAGACATCACTACTGAACATCTTATAGACATTTGAGACAGTCAATGAAAACACACTGGAAAGGTTTTACTACCATTTAACACTTTAATGTGACGAACACTGTagaacactaacactaactaacgaacactaacactaaccacaaatatgttcatatttaaacagatttgtattttgtatgtgtgtttacactagatcagcatcacacacacacacactctcacacactcagtctctcacacacattcaatcacacacacacacactcacaatcacacactcagtctctcacacattcaatcacacacacacacacactcaatcacacacacactcacaatcacacacacacacacaatcacaatcacacacacacactctctctcacacacattcaatcacacacacacacacaatcacacacacactcaatcacacacacactcacaatcacacacacacacacacacacacacaatcacacacacactcaatcacacacacactcacaatcacacacacacacacacacacacacacaatcacacaaacacacaatcacaatcacacactctctcacacacattcaatcacacacacaatcacacacacaatcacacacacactcaatcacacacacacacactcactcacacagacatactcaatcacacacactcactccctcactcacacactcactcacacactcaatcactc encodes the following:
- the cnsta gene encoding consortin, yielding MNEGQWLSVSDLQNGVGSTRVSDQNQNRTFRMLEEEEEEVQGGHAHLHHNLHHDFTNNNGAGEAEEEDGGSKMEEEDEEMESTSGACSPELIRDSSSLSCSPSVCDGPLSPEEIPVGVFSPPDLSRCISESLRVLEDRGDDTALPLRLHQIAECLVQEDDYERALHFLQLERLYHERVLSNIATLQETWESRWRCSRSVDKSLLHGDLNSEHLDKLKHICMTHRQPSWSSDTCELVHRISVNGESCGENITSESPCSDKSGMLAQDDVSPSESGPTCLVQQRQPTHVCDSASITHTVSPQTTPTSVMAESIREEVKKQSEREEESEGKEEQEMERTYQEFGKKAEPGGSGKEVEPGGGKMEVKRERGGIEVEPVESDPWKEEVIEGGVGKVSHTELDTGAEEEEQEEEQDEEVNEAVEALELEEELQKPEDDMLDFLAKRIQVEEITPASGLVSILKRRVCDGGDDIFSTNKPLTKRRVHFHVPDDSLEQDEVGGDSWLLLLLLCLVTVVISVGGTALYCTFSDAQSNVCTDFSHNIDFYMGKVQRSVDDITHFFSSSSSS